One bacterium DNA window includes the following coding sequences:
- a CDS encoding HD-GYP domain-containing protein, whose translation MPQLERFVQIEKIDDFSLPREPRHEYQADFDREWILRGLIKPKSLEELEETIPRILSAETKRAVIKAIEDTTNKIKMGKAAAYEPIRKISQSLTEEIMAHQKAMLNLIKMKDFEDYTFTHSINVCLISILVGLEMGFTKSELEELASGALFHDIGRLKLSKDLLNRPGSLAPGELDEIKQHPILGWEMISNDEKIDEVSRAIILQHHERHSGQGYPYGLKGEEIHPNAVICALADVYDALTTERPYRNALTPYEAMKYIVIASDNAFRADIAGCLLRSLSIYPMGSLIKLNTGEIGRVIRANRNAVIRPVIRLLLDYEGEPFTDLIDIDLTQQPHRYIVEAVNEEALRAKGVKQ comes from the coding sequence ATGCCTCAATTAGAAAGGTTTGTCCAAATAGAAAAAATAGATGATTTCTCTCTCCCCAGAGAGCCTCGACATGAATACCAAGCCGATTTCGACCGGGAATGGATATTGAGAGGCCTTATCAAGCCCAAATCTTTAGAGGAACTGGAGGAAACCATCCCCAGAATTTTGTCCGCGGAGACCAAAAGAGCGGTCATCAAGGCCATAGAAGATACCACTAATAAGATCAAGATGGGAAAGGCCGCTGCTTATGAGCCGATAAGAAAGATATCTCAAAGCTTGACGGAGGAGATTATGGCTCATCAAAAAGCTATGTTAAACCTGATAAAGATGAAGGATTTTGAGGATTATACCTTTACCCATTCCATTAATGTATGTCTTATTTCTATTTTGGTCGGATTAGAAATGGGTTTTACTAAATCGGAACTGGAAGAACTGGCCAGCGGGGCTCTTTTTCATGATATAGGAAGATTAAAATTATCAAAAGACCTCCTAAATCGTCCGGGGTCATTAGCGCCTGGGGAACTTGATGAGATAAAACAACATCCCATCCTTGGCTGGGAGATGATATCTAATGATGAAAAAATAGACGAAGTTTCAAGGGCCATTATCCTTCAACATCATGAAAGACACAGTGGTCAAGGTTATCCTTATGGCCTCAAGGGAGAAGAAATCCATCCGAACGCGGTCATCTGTGCCCTGGCTGACGTTTATGACGCCTTGACCACCGAGAGGCCTTACCGCAACGCCCTTACGCCTTATGAGGCTATGAAATATATTGTCATTGCCAGCGACAATGCCTTCAGGGCCGATATAGCCGGTTGCCTTCTTCGTTCCCTTTCTATCTATCCTATGGGAAGTCTGATTAAATTAAACACCGGAGAGATTGGCCGCGTTATTAGAGCCAACAGAAACGCAGTGATAAGACCGGTAATAAGACTTCTTTTAGACTATGAAGGGGAGCCGTTTACTGACCTTATCGATATTGATCTTACTCAACAACCCCATCGGTATATTGTCGAGGCAGTTAATGAGGAGGCTTTAAGGGCAAAAGGAGTCAAACAATGA